TCCCCATATAGCTCTAATACCTTAATTTTACATTCTATAGCTGAACGGATGCCCATGATGCacgcttcatattctaccatattatttgtgcaatcaaaatccaatttactgGTAAAAGGATATTGATCTCCGTTTGGGGACATCAGGACTGTCTTAATCCTATTTCCTACGACatttgaagctccatcaaaatttagCTTCCAACGATGACTTCTTTGAGAATCCTCTGCAGCAGTTGCCATGCACATCAAgtcttcatttgggaaatcaaaatcCAGAGGTTCATAGtcttctaaagctctgctaGCCAAAAAGTCTGCTATCGCACTCCGTTTAACGACCTTCTGATTTACATAGATTATATCAAACTTGGAgagtaaaatctgccatctagACATCCTCCTATTTAACGcggttgactccatcatatactttaaaggtcTAATCTTGAAATTAACCAAGTCGTATGGTAAAGTATGTATTGCCTCAATCTCAGTGTCGTCCAGATCAAGGTACAGAACAATTTTTCAATAGACGATTCACagtcagtgaatttcttacagAGGTAGTATATCGCCTTCTCCTTCCTCCCCGTCTCATCTTGTTGACCTAAcacacatcccatggaattgtcaAACACCGTTAAGTACAGGATCAGTGGTTTATTCGGATTAGGTGGTGACAATACTGGGGTACTGGACAGATACTGCTTTACTCTGTCAAAAGCTTTCTGACATTCTTCGTCCCATACACCTGggttatgtttcttcagaagacggAATATGGGATCGCATTTCTCAactagttgtgaaatgaaccaagcaatgtaattcagtcttcctaagaaacctcaaACCTCTTTTTGAGTACGCGGTGGAGGTAATTATTGTATTACtttgactttgtctgggtcaatctcaATCCCTTTTTCACTGACTACAAAGCCAGAAGCTTTTCCGACCTAGTCCCAAAGGTACATATGGTTGGGTTGAGTTTGAGTTGGAACTTTCTTAACCTTAGGAACAACTTTCTCAGGACTTGCACATGTTCCTTCCCTATCTGGGATTTTGCAATCATGTTGTCGACATAAACTTCCATTTCTTTACGCATCATATTGTGGAAAAGagttaccatggctctctggTATGTGGCTCTCGCATTTTTCAACCCGAATGGCATCACTCTGTAACAGAAAGTTCCCCATAGGGTTATGAATGTGGTCTTCGTcatatcttcaggatgcatcttacTTTGGTTATATCCTGAGAAAccgtccatgaaagaaaataatgtgTATCCTGCCATGTTGTCCACCAATGTGTCGATGTGAGGCAAGGGAAAATTATCTTTCTGGCTGGCCTTATTCAAATCTTTGTAgtctacacacattcgtacctttCCATCTTTCTTGGGGACGGGTACGATGTTGGCCACCCATTCTGAGTACTTGACCACTTGTAGGAAACCAGCATCGAACTTCTTTTgaacctcctcttttatttttagtacaaCATTAGGCCTCATCCTCCGGAGTTTTTGCTAAACTGGCTTGCAATCCTCTCTTATAGGAAGACGGTGTACTACTATGTCGGTATTCAAaccgggcatatcctggtatgaccatgtgaagacgtctttgaactcttgaagtaactcGATGAAATCTTGCTTCGTTTCTTCGGTTATGCATATTCCCATCTTTACTACTTTTCCCTCCTCGAGGGTCACAATCTCCACCATTTCCttatgaggtaggatctgtttctcttcctgctctaccatcctcaacaagtctagAGATAAGTTACTATCTATGTCTCCAAAGTCAtgaaatccctctaaacacatgtctcgtcCAAAAGGATTTTCTGAGTCCATAGCAGAGTccctcatgtcattgatatccgGGGACCTGTTAcaggtaccaaagaatatacaaagaatgtatgaattttaagAATACTTATTTGTATGGTATGATTATGAATtgatgaaagaatgatttggaagaaaatgaaagaatccAAAATAATTACTCGTACAAAAGGAATAAGAGAACCTTAAAGGAATATTTGCTCAACATATTTGCAAATAtgtactttattaaaataatgatgttcagacatgagcctatttcacaaaggaattcttattgtCTCTAGGCTTAAACAACAAGTgcgttctgaatattactctgaaaaagCTCTAAAAGCTTCAGGTATTTCTTTTGCGATCCAATTATTTACAACACTCCCAGGTTCATAGGGATGGATATCCAACAAAGTCCTTTCTTCATTTGTGTCTTTATGAATGGCGTTGATGTGAACATTTTCCAGCATTTTCTCGATGCTTTCTTCCACCAGTATCCTTCTCTTAGGGTGAATGATCCCTCACGATACAAAAGTCTTAGATATGTGAGGAAATGTCATAGGCTTCCATTCAACCTCATCCCCTCTCAAATGTGCCATTcttctttcttgtttcttttctaacTCCTTCTTCCTGTGCCTCATATCCGGCTTATAGCCTAAGCCAAAACGATCATGCTTGTCCTTCAATACTGGAGCCTTTACTCTTCCTTGAAGATGCCTCCCTAGTCTTTTTCCTGGTAAGGCTCTTCTTCCTACCATCAATTGTAAGCCCATCTTTGTAGTCTTGGATATTTTTCGCACCGGAATCATGTTCCCCTCGGTAATGAACATCGTATTTACGAACTTCAACAATCGGAAAGAACATTCGACTGCCTCCTCGTTTGCCTCCAAGTACGGTGCATTACTGGTTACAGTTGCAATAATATCCTCCTTGTCATTTATAGTCACTAGCCGTCCTtctgacactaacttcaacttctgatgtaatgatgatgGTACAGCCCctgccgaatgtatccatggccTCCCTAATAAGTAATTGTAGGAAGGCTTGATATCCATTACAAGGAAATCCACTTCGTAGAAAGTCGGACCAATCAATAAGGGTATATCGATTCTTCCCATGACCCTTCTTTTTGTGCCATCAAATGCCCTCACTATATTCTGGCATGTCTTCATGTGCGAGCTATCCACGGGCAGCCTGTTAAGTGTGGATAGGGGCAATACATTCAATGCTGATCCATTGTCGATCAATACTCCTGGCAAGGTGTACCCTTTACTTCGGGTAGTAATGTGCAAAGCTTTAGTAGACTCTATACCCCCGggtggtatttcatcatcattaaagaaGATAAAGTTGTCGGCGCTTATGTTGTTGATCAGCCGATCTAGTTTGTTGACTGAAATATTATTGGGCACGTATGTTCTATTTAGTACCTTCATCAATGCACTTCGGTGTACTTCTGAGCTGAAAAGTAAAGCTAGTACAGATATGCGAGCTagttgtttatgcaactgttcCACAACACTATACTCACTGtgcttaaaaaatttcaaaaactccTTAGCTTCCTCCTATTTTATTGGCTCATTGATCAACGGTTCAGGCTCGActgctttttctttcttttgttcttcTATCAAAGTTTTTCCTTTCATTGGTTCTGTTTGGGGGCTTATCAAATCGTAGCGCTTCCCACTACGCGTATGAGAACCTATACCCTAATCCCCTTTTGCAGTACTAGCTGAAGTCTCCTTTCCTGGGATGGTTGTGTTGTAGTCATAGTTCCATGGGACTTTCTTACTATCCTTGTTAGAGAAGGTTGCAGGTTTCTGAATGATGATCTTTGGTGTTATCCATGCTCTAGCTTCACTATTCTTAGGTCACAAAATGATGACCATAGGATAGTTAGCTTTTGGAACTTCCAACGTTGATTTCGATGTGCATATGTTTCCTTCCTCTTGAACTTCTTCACAGAACTCCATATCTTTATTATCTATCATGCCTTGAACCAAGGTTTTGAATTCTGTACACTCCTGGATCTCGTTCCCCATTTCATGcggaactcacagtagttccCCTTCTGTTCATAACTTCTTTCTGAATCTGAAATGATTAACCCATTTTTTACCATCTCCTTCCAGATCCATCTCAAAGGGTTTTTCACCTCTACAATGTCTGCCTTAATTTTTCTCTCCATGTTTCCACTCATCATGTTTGCCTCATTATTAGCATGATCAGGTAATGGATTTTCTATGTTGGGTGAAtcatcaaacttgacaacacctaTACTGATCAGCTTTTCAACCAGCTTTTTGAAGGCtatgcaattttctatggaatgccccgtagTCCTAGCATGATAGTCGCATTGCGCACTCGCGTCGTACCATTTAGGGTACGATGGTTGTAGAGGTTTCAAGTAGTGAGGGGAAACAACGTGTGTATCaaacaagctttgatacagctctttATACGACAttgaattggcgtgaactggagcttaTCAATGTTTTGCCTTGTTCCgaattcttgtcttgatgagcCTTGTTGGTTAGCTGTCACCTTTCTCGGTTGATTCATCGTAACTGATTTTGAGTAATCTTTGTTATATGTACTCCTAttattcacctcattttcttttttcttcgaGGTCGGCCTTCTGTTACTttctccagcatcaatctttccactccttatggcattttcaatcatttcaccattcatgattatgttagaaaagctttttgtggcacttcctaacatgtgtGTGATAAACGGGGTTTTCAAGGTGTTAATAAAGAGCAATGTCATCTCTTTTTCCAGGAggggtggctgaacttggactgcaacctccctccacctctgtgcgtattgcctaaaactttcactcggcttcttttccatgttttgcaaggtgattctatcagaACCATATACATTACATGTTGTCTTTGCTTAATGAATGCTTGTGCTAAATCTTTCCATGAACTAATCCTGGTACGGcttaattgattgtaccatttagatgctgctcctgtgaggctatcttggaagcaatgtattaaCAGTTGATCATTGTGAACATATCCAATCATccgcctgcagaacatggtgatatgagcttcagggcaactggtaccattgtacttctcaaattctggcattttgaacttgtaagggaCTACCAAATCTGGGACCAAGCTCAAatctttagcatccatcccatGGTAGTTCTCAGTGTTTTCCATTGCCCTGAATTTTTCTTCGAGCCATTTACACCTTTCCCCTAGCTGCTTCGGCaattcttcctttattttttttcttttttagccACTTCGTCGAAATCAGGGATAACTGGGTTAATAGGGTTATCTCTGGGGTTAGAGCTTGATCCGGCTTGAAAGTTCATTAGATTGAGGCACCGACCTGAAACTGCTGATGCCTGATTGTGACAAAGGATTTGCGTGGGTACACCTTGGCTTGGGTCTGCACATGTGGAGGAGTAAAGCCTAGAGGATAGAGAGGTTCGTCATTGCCCCCTTCTTCAGCATTAGCCATagggccctttcctttatcaattCCTCCAGCCAACAGTTGAGTCAACTGATTCATCATGTCTTTTTGGGACTCCAGCATTTTGTCCATGATATCCTACTGAATCTCAGCTAGCTGCTCTCGCACTTGATGCTGAATTTGGTCTTGTATCTCCTTTTGGAATTGTTCAAGtttttccaatctttggtccatgtctttgGTTTTTGCTCAAGTACCGtaacggtgtttggttggttggctggtttccagattagctgaaataattttaatcaattagactctttttgatagtttttaatGCTTATGATGCGATGcataaaatgaatgcaaaaaggcgtAAACTCCAATTTgatttcatttagaaaactttactagaaagaaaatttctttacataagaTGAACTACAAATAAGGCTTTGCCCTAATACTCAGAACTTTAATCTTCCTAAGTAATGAGGCAAACTCCTATCCCGGATTTGATTCCAGCTCATACTTAACACTCAGCGTATCGGCTTGTACTGCCAAAGTCTGCAGGTGATCGGCCACCTCTCGAATTTGAGCCACAACTTCTCCCATAATATGATCCCTGTTTCTAACTTGATTCTGAAAGTGGTGAAGTTGCTTATTCTGACGACCTTCGTTTGCTTCCAAGTACTCAATCCGGATCTCACAATTTCGCAAAGCTGATTCTAACTCTTCTATTCttcctttcatttcttcaattttgctCAAGCTCGCTCTTAACTCCATTgcgaaattttgattttggtacTGATGGAGAGATCTTTCTAACTCAGCCACTCTATCCTTTAGTTCACCTTTTTCCTTTCGATTTTTTGACAAGCTCCTCTCTAAAGCCTCGTTTCGTACTTGAACTTCCTGGAATTTTCTTTCCCACCTATCGGCCATGTTTTTTTCTTCTCGAATCTCTTCACGCCAGTGCTCCGAAGTTTTTCTCAACCCGGCAGTTCTCATCGACAAATGTAGCTTCTTATAATCTGTCTTCAAGCTATCTAGATCCTCCTCAGccttatttttccctttttttagttTCTCAGCCTCGAGTTTTTGAACATTTATATCTAATCTCAAGTTCAccttttcttcctccatttgttCTATATTCTTTTCTAATTCTGTATTTCTTGTTTCAAAATCCTACCTTATGATTTCTAGCTCAGATGAGACAACTCGCAAGTGTTCCTCTATTGACTGACTGTTTTCCTGACTTGGCTCGGGGATATTATCATTGATtcttctaacccaccattcattatactcaGGAGTCGTCATTGGACCTACGGCTAATCTCTTCATCTGACGAGTCTGGTTCCACGCATTGGATACCTCTCGAATCTTCTTTTTGCAACCGTCACCCTTGTATGAGAATTCACACTCAGCTAGTTCTCGAGTTATGGGTATAAACTACCTTGACCTATACTACCTAAGCATTAGAAATGGGGCATAACCAATAGCTCTCCAAATTCCAAGCAAAGGGACCCAGTCAAAATCACTGCACCGATACAAAATCTCATCCAGAAGCTACCatggagctctccactcaacatCTTCTTCTTTCAGATTCTAAAAAATGGCTCCCACTTCTCTTCCGAGATGTCGTCCCTTCTCGGTGTAGCTACTATTTCTTTTAATGGTGAATAGTTTTTAGAGAAGACCCGATACAAAACCTTATCAACTTTCTAGAAATGACTGTGGAACCATGCGAGTAATAGTTGCGTAAATCCGATAAATCTACCTTCACCCGCTCTCCGGTAGGCATTTAGTGACCTGAATGTTTCCACCAAAATTGCCGGAACTGGCGTAACCCTCTTATCCAGTCGGTCGAACAAGTCAGTGATTGCCTCATCAACATGTCCTAAAGCCTTGGGGAAGACAACTAAGTCGTATATACtcaaagcaaagacatctaCCTTCTTCTTCATATATGGGTGTGCTAGaattatatctttcaaattcttCCAAGGAATGCACTTGCTATCCCGGTTATGTTCATCAAATTCTTCAAAAAGGTCAGTACACTTACAGCTCTCGAGTAGGCTCTGTCGACTTGAATCTTCAGACACCGAATTAAAGCCTTGTATTCTTCTACCGTAGGCACTAGATCGACTTTTCCGAATGTGAAGCAGCCATAGGCAGTATTCCAAAACAGGGCGAGAGCCCGAAACAggtgcttgtctaccttcatatcaagcaaataaggcaaatccccataattataGTAGAATAGCTGTCTAACCTCATCGTTCCACTGATCCCAGGTTTCCTTCAAATCTTGTAGACTATTCTAAGTTACGCTAATATGGGTAAAGTCCCATAATTTTGATACATATCCTTCGGCCAAACTTTCACCTTTCTCATGTTGTGTCGTTTTGGACCAAGTTCGGATAGCCACATTATcctccaccttatcaagaaatcccttttccatgataagctttctatctagcaaccaaatatgaaccaacgccttccataatgaaatgccatgtagtTGAAATGCCATGCAATAAAAGTGAAACATAAAAAGTCAGTATCATGTATAAACATAGAATCCaatacaataaacaaataatagaaCACCTATTAGGGTATCTACTAGGATTTGgcatagttctacctagggcaagttcctaaggttcactatatgtggtttggcTTCTAAGGCAAAGGTACCCAAACCAACAGATTCTTCGACCcttacccattataggctcatacggatcgagttcggttcaagggaatacatttccctatgactatacggagatgaaaatctcacaaaggcataggtacggatgtatcccgaaagtgatccactatcctatacggaggtgaaaacctcacgaaggaatagtttctcgctcccacttaaaacGGTAAGACCAAATGGTCCTTATACAGTATGATGCGAAGATATTTTATGCAACTCAACCCACAATAATCATAACTCAAacaaatgcaatgagaggatcgtaaattttcaaatcaaatttttaatttttgacaacaagacagaaaacaatcaatttttcGACTTGACTCTCTGAGGTCCCCAAcagagtcgccaagctgtcgaaaccattttttttgaaaacaaaacgtggatcgacttttaaaaacgaaaacgggagttgCCAgtgatcttttattgaggtgtgatcggatcaccttgaaaacaattttaggtctacgaattttgaaaaaataggtttgggagtcagtttcacacgaggaagggttagcaccctcgtaacgcccaaaattggtaccgaatcaattgtttaatgtcttagtgtcgaaaatttgaaaagattttaaaatatgatccttttaactttaataaattgaattgaataataagacactcttatttcaaagaaataaaatgtcacacccagtgagttagggcgcaacatttttaatcttcaaaattaactttatctttttaaaacccatgcattttgataaggatatttggttatttgggtcggacgaaaaaatcaaaacccaataagttagggttcaatttctcgaaattcctaaacatcgaatattgcctttagttttaaaaatccTTATCTCGAGATGACAAAATGTCACATTtagtgagttaggacacaacatttttgaattcccaagaataagtttttatttgaaatttgtacaAATTTATTGAAAAGGAGATGCTCGgttattcaaatttaacgaaaaaaattgaagccagtaagttagggcacaaccTTTTCGAAAATTCCAAATACCGAATCTCGTTTCATAAACTTTGGGATAAAAATATGAAGTGATTGAATGACTACATACGACGCAAaggataatttgtaaataaatcgTACATCAAAGAATAATAAACAAGCAATAGATAAGTTCAAACGAGAATAGCAACAATGGTCTTAATCGCCTCATGCAAGCATCAATATCAatgtttaaaaactaaataaatctataatagtgaactttcaaaatatattgaaaaataaaaccattaaaatgtGCGCCAATAATATTGAATTCATgtatagaatatataaataatatataaaataaaatttacaagaaaccataaaatgataataatgtaattaatttaaacgaTGTTAATTAtatagttaaaataatattaagcatgttgttaaattgatatatgatttaaaagaatgtaaatatattaagaaaataatgaaattatgaatatttaaatgaaatttaaagaaaatcacGCATATTAAACTAATAAGCACCAAATTCAAACAAAACGAAAATTAAAGgggggaaattgaaattaaataggGCCAGAGGATCGCCTAACAACACGCGTGTAATAGGAGGGACCAGAATGGAAATATTCCCATGCCCTTGAAACGCAGCGTCCGAACTAGACCAAactgaaacaaatttaaaatacacacgaaagtttgagaaaaaaagaatGACATTGAAAAAGCTAATGAAATAAAGGGGGTGATAGCGTAAGTAACCCATCAGACCCCAAAACTTGTGGATTTAGTCCAGTTCGGGTCATGTCATCGGGTTACGGCTAATACAACACCATTTTGAGGCTACTGAGGAAGGCCTCAAACGGCGTCACTTTTCAATCTTATTGatttaaacaaatgaaataaaaaaagcacCTCGGGCcttatttcaaaaaagaaaacagaagaGGCCCCTCCCTCACTTTCCTCTACTAGGGTTTTGAACCCAGTCCCGTAGGCCGTCGCTAACGACCAGGCCGCCCTAGAGCCTTCAACCTTTGCCCGATCTCCGATGCCGACAGAGTGGGCAAAGTCAGGTAACTCTTCGTCCCTTAACCCCTTTTCGTTATATCTATATGTATGcgactaaaaaaataaaagaccgAATGGATAAACTGCtaagaagaaaatataaaaaagagaatttgagaaaaaatCAATCGatctttgatttctatttttttttatatatttctgtCCGTAAGAAAAACAAAGGTTATCTCTCTCATTTTATAGCCATGTACgcgaaaataaaagaaaatacaaaacaaaatttctttGTGCTGCGTTGTTCTCGTTTCATTTGCAGGTACAGTGTATGGAGGTGTGTGGCGTAAAGGCATGGTACGTGGCGGTGGCGCACATACGAGGCAAGGCCCTGGTGGCTACGGCGCTGGAGGCTCGCTGTCGCTATTAGGGTTTCTGTCAAGACTTGTTTAGGGTTATTGGGTTTGTAATCGGGTCTGGTATTTGGGCTAGACATTTAGGGTTTTAGTGATTGGGCTTCAATCCGAATTTGGCCcattgtaattggactttattGACACTGgacttttaatcatttttatatatttggtttttttattgtgggccgggcaaattgggtattacaccCATCATCCATCATGATTTCTATATCAATATGATTTTTCGAGAAACTTCATAGCTGAACCAGATCATTTCCATTCCACACTAGACT
The nucleotide sequence above comes from Gossypium raimondii isolate GPD5lz chromosome 13, ASM2569854v1, whole genome shotgun sequence. Encoded proteins:
- the LOC105781502 gene encoding uncharacterized protein LOC105781502, producing MEEEKVNLRLDINVQKLEAEKLKKGKNKAEEDLDSLKTDYKKLHLSMRTAGLRKTSEHWREEIREEKNMADRWERKFQEVQVRNEALERSLSKNRKEKGELKDRVAELERSLHQYQNQNFAMELRASLSKIEEMKGRIEELESALRNCEIRIEYLEANEGRQNKQLHHFQNQVRNRDHIMGEVVAQIREVADHLQTLAVQADTLSVKYELESNPG
- the LOC105781500 gene encoding uncharacterized protein LOC105781500; amino-acid sequence: MRPNVVLKIKEEVQKKFDAGFLQVVKYSEWVANIVPVPKKDGKVRMCVDYKDLNKASQKDNFPLPHIDTLVDNMAGYTLFSFMDGFSGYNQSKMHPEDMTKTTFITLWGTFCYRVMPFGLKNARATYQRAMVTLFHNMMRKEMEVYVDNMIAKSQIGKEHVQVLRKLFLRLRKFQLKLNPTIFEKCDPIFRLLKKHNPGVWDEECQKAFDRVKQYLSSTPVLSPPNPNKPLILYLTVFDNSMGCVLGQQDETGRKEKAIYYLCKKFTDCESSIEKLRMSRWQILLSKFDIIYVNQKVVKRSAIADFLASRALEDYEPLDFDFPNEDLMCMATAAEDSQRSHRWKLNFDGASNVVGNRIKTVLMSPNGDQYPFTSKLDFDCTNNMVEYEACIMGIRSAIECKIKVLELYGDSALVIYQLKGEWETRDPKLISYQNLVLKLIEEFDGITFCYLPQDENQMADVLATLASMIKVNKLKDMKSIKMSIYEVPTYCYNIEEEENDSHP